The following is a genomic window from Streptomyces sp. NBC_01381.
TCGACGGCAACAAGGGCCTTGTCCTGCCGCAGGCCTGGTCGGCGAATCTGCTCGGCAGCCCGTATGTGCGGGTGGTCGGCTCGACGTACGACCTGGAGACGATCAACGCGATCGACTTCCTGATGAAGGAGAAGGGCCTCAAGAAGGGCGACAAGCTCGGCCACGTCTACTTCGAGGGCGACTACGGCGAGAACGCCCTGAAGGGCTCCCAGCACATGGCGAAGGAGTCTGGCCTCACCGTCGTCGAGCAGAAGATCAAGCCGACCGACAACGACATGACGGCGCAGGTGTCCGCCCTGAAGAAGGCGGGCGTCAAGGGCATCGTCATCAGCGCGGGTCCCCGGCAGGCGGCCTCGCTGGTGGGTGTGGCCGCGGCGGGGAAGTTCGACGTCCCGATCATCGGCAACAACTCGGCGTTCTCGCCCCAGCTCCTGGGCACGCAGGCGGGCCCGGCCCTCGCGAAGAACTACTACGTGGCATCGCCGACCCTCCCGATCGGCGCGGACACGGCAGTGGCGAAGAAGCTGGTCGCCGACTATAAGGCGGCCTACCCGAAGGACGCCCTCGACAACGGCGTGACGGCGGGCTGGACCGCGGCCTCCGTCTTCGGCGAGGCCCTGAAGAAGGCGTGCGACAGCAAGGACCTCACCCGTGAGGGCGTCGACAAGGCGCTTCTGACCATCGACGCGTACGACACGGGATTCGGCGTCACGCAGAACTTCACCGACCCCAAGTCCCCGTCCTCCAAGGAGAGCGTGATCCTGCGCCCCGACAAGAGCGCGACGGGCGGCATGAAGGTCGTCCGCGAACCGGGCGCTTCGGAGGTGGCCGAGGGATACACGCCGGGGGCGTGAGCAACGGCTCGACGAGGCAGGGGCTCGGCCCCTGCCTCACCCCCGCGGATCCTCCGCCAGGCGCGCCCAACGCCGGTCAGCCGGCTCCCGAACCGCGCGCCATGTGTCGACGAACAGACGCGTCGCCGTGAACCCGGGCCAGTCGGGCGGCAGCAGCGCTCCCGGCAGCCGAGGGTCCCGCTCGAACGTGGCCCGCCAGGCGTGCACGAGGCGGGTGCGCAGGACGAAGGCCTCCTCGGGTGACGCGGGCGAGGAACCCGCTCCCCGGAAGCGGGTCAGGAACTCCTCGTGCGCCGCCCGCACCGCAGCCAAGTCCCAGGCCCTGCCGACCAGTTCACCCGGCTCGGCGGAGCGCGAGCACAGCCAGACCGCGTACGGGGCGAGCCCCTGCTCCCGCAGCAGCTCCCGCACCGCCGCCACGCCCCCGGCGTCCGCCGCGATCCACACGCCCTGCCCGAGCGACCCGAATCCCTCGAACGCCAACTGCCCCTCCACCAGCGCCCGGTCACGCCACCCGTCCGCCGGGACCCGCAGCAGCAGCTGCTGCCACTCGCCGTGCCAGGGCGTCTCCTCGACCGCCCGCTCAAGGCGGTGCGTCCACGCCGTGAGGAGGGCGACGAGGCGCGGCTCAAGGGAAAGCCGCGTCCATCGACCCACCGCCTCCGTACGCAGCCAGCCCTCCTGGACGAGGCGCGTCACCGCCCGCCGCGCCGCCGCCTCGCCGACCCCGCAGTCGCCGAGCGCCCCGACGACGGCCCGCGACCAGACCCGCTCGGCGCCGGCGTAGCGGACGTACTCGCCCAGGACCGTGAGCAGCAGCGTCCGCGCGCTGGGGGAGCCGTCGCCGCGGCGGCGTGTGCGTGGCGCGTCGGCCAACTTCCCACCCCTTGCTGTCTGTTGACCTCTTCGACGGTCAGGTATAGGACGTAAGAACCTGCATGCCAGACCTTATGTCCTACGTCTGTCCGGCGAAAGGCGTACGCGTGGATCACCAGGGCTCCTCCCAACTCCCCACCCGCTTCGGCACCTTCCTCGCCCCCTACCACGGCATCGACGGCAACCCCACCCTCCAGATCCGCCGCGATCTCGACCTCGTCCGCCATCTCGACGCGCTCGGCTTCGACGAGGCCTGGATCGGCGAGCACCACTCCGCCGGGTACGAGACGATCGCTTCCCCGGAGGTCTTCATCGCGGCGGCCGCCGAGCACACCCGGCGGATCCGGCTTGGCACGGGCGTGAACTCCCTCCCGTACCACCACCCTCTCGTCCTCGCGGACCGCATCCGCCAGCTCGACCACCAGACGATGGGGCGGGTCGTGCTGGGCGCGGGACCCGGTCAGCTCGCGTCCGACGCCTTCATGATGGGCATCGATCCGCTGCGGCAGCGCGCCATGATGGCGGACGCGCTGGACGCCGTCGTACGTCTCCTGCGCGGCGACACCGTCACCGCGCGCACGGACTGGTTCAGCCCCGGAGGGCATCGAGATGGCGGTCGCATCGACCGTCTCTCCATCGGGCTCCGTGCAGGCGGGGCGGCACGGCATTGGCCTGCTCTCCCTCGCCGCCGCCGACCCGACGGGCCTCGCCGCGCTCAACGGCAACTGGGCCGCGTACGAGAAGTCCTGCGCCGAGCACGGCCACACCGCGGACCGGGGTGCTGCATCTGGCGCGCTACATCGAGGGACTGTCGGGCACGACGATGAGCTGGGGCCGTACGGCGGCGGACGCCGTCGCCCAGTGGACCGGCGAGGGCTTCCCGGTCTTCGGGGTTGCGACCATCGGCACCCCCGCGGACGCCATCGCCCGCATCGAGGCCCTTGCGGAGGCCTCCGGCGGCTTCGGCACCCTGCTCGTCCTCGATCTGCCCACGGGTACGCCGGAGGCCAAGCGGCGCAGCTATGAGCTGTTCGCCGAGTACGTCGTCCCGCACTTCACCGGCGCCAACCGGGGGCGCACGGCGTCCATGGAGTGGGCGCGGGCGAACAGCGAGCGGTTCGTGGGCGCGATGCGGCAGGCGGTCGAGGCGGCCGTCGTACGGGGAGGCCGGGGATGAGGGCGGCGGTGCTGCGCGGCGGGCGCTTCGTCGAGACCGATGTGCCGGAGCCGGTGCCGGGCCCGGGCCAGGTGCTCGCGCAGACGCTGATGACCGGGATCTGCGGCTCCGACCTCTCGGCGGCACGGCACACCGAGGACTTCCTCGCCGCCCCTCCCACTCGGGCACCGAGTGGGAGGGGCAGGTGGTCGTGGGGCTCCCGTGGGCGCTTGACGGCGAGGACACCCTGCGGACGATCGGCTACGCCAACGCCTTCCCCGGTGGCTTCGGCGAGCGGATGGTCCTGCAGTTGGCCGCGCTGGTCCCCGTCCCGGACCATGTACCGCCGCGCGTGGCCGCGCTCACCGAGCCGCTCGCCGTCGGCTTCGGCAATGTCGCCCGTGCGGCACCTGCGGAGGGTACGGGCGCCGTCGTCATCGGGGCGGGGCCCATCGGGCTCGGCGCGACCGCGGCGCTCGTCGAGCGGGGCGTCGCGCCCGTCGTCGTATCGGAGCCGTCTCCGCGTCGGCGGGAGCTAGCGGGGCGCTTCGGGGCGCATGTGGTGGTGGACCCCGCGGTGCGCGACCCCTTCGACGCCTGGCAGGACGCGGCGTCGCGGGGGCAGTCCCTGACGACCACGTGAAGGTGCTGGTCAGGCCTTGATCTTCTCCAACCCCGCCCCTTACCGAAACCATGGGGCTTCGCCCCAGACCCCGACAAGACCGCCGCTTCGCGGCGGATCTTTTCCCGCCCACCCACCCGATTGCCCCGCATTACCCACCCACCCCGATCGGTAGTTCTTCCAGCCCGGCCGCAGACCATTCAGCCCGTCCGGCGTTTGAGGACGAACTCGGCGGAGCCGGTGATCTACGGCCACTTCGCGGCCGGCGGAGCCGGAAGTGATTCGGGTAGGGGTGGGGTTGGGGAAAGAAAACCAAAGGGGGCCCGAACCATACGGTTCAGGCCCCCAAAGGCAACGTTCAAGCGCCGCTACGGCAACTGCGTCGCCCGCGCTTCCCTCCGGTTGTCCCGGAAGTTGTTCACCCGGCGAGCCGTCGCGAACAGGGGAATCACCGCGCCCAGGACCAGCTGCAGCGCACACCCGGTCTGGAGGAGCAGCTGACCGCCCGGTGCCTCGAAGGCCCACGCGGCGAGGAGTCCCATCGCCGCGACGATCCACGCCAGCATCGCCACCGCCAGCGGCCCCCGCGGCTTCGGGTACTCGACCCGGCTCACCATGAGCCACGCCGTACCGATGATCGCGAGCAGCGTCGCCACGAACGGCAGCTCAAGCAGCACGATCGAGACGACCGTCAGCGCGCCGAACGGCGACGGCATGCCCTGGAAGGTGCCGTCCTTCACGGTCACGCACGAGAACCGCGCAAGCCGCAGCACCACCGCCAGAAGCACCACGATCGCTCCGACCGCGGCCACTCTCTGGTGCGCGTCGTCCGCGACCATGCCGTAGACCAGGACGAAGTACGCCGGCGCCAGACCGAAGCTGATCAGGTCCGACAGGTTGTCCAGCTCCGCGCCCATCGGCGAGGACCGCAGCTTTCGCGCCACGAGCCCGTCGAAGAGGTCGAAGACAGCCGCGCAGAGCATAAGGATCACGGCGGTCGCGGCGGAGTGCCGCGCCATGCCGCTCTCGGTGCTTCCCTGCACGTACGGGATGAGGATGCCCGTGGTGGTGAAGTACACCGCCATGAACCCGCACGTGGCGTTACCGAGCGTGAGGGTGTCCGCTATTGAGAGGCGGAGTGAGAGAGGCATCTCCTCGTCCGCCTCGTCCTCCGCCGCCTCGGGAACCCAGCCGGCCTGTGTCTCAGGATCAACCACGGTCAATTCGAGTCACCCCAGCCACGGTCTTCTGACCGACCTCGACGTCCACTTCGACACCCTCGGGGAGGTAGATGTCTACGCGGGAGCCGAACCGGATCAGGCCGATGCGCTCGCCCTGCTCGACCTTCGTGCCCTGCGGCACGTAAGGAACGATGCGCCGCGCGACCGCGCCCGCGATCTGGATCATCTCGATGTCACCGAGCTCGGTGTCGAAGTGCCAGACAACGCGCTCGTTGTTCTCGCTCTCCTTGTTGAACGCCGGGACGAACCCGCCGGGGATGTGCTCCACGGACGTCACCGTGCCCGCGAGGGGCGCGCGGTTGACGTGGACGTTCAGCGGGCTCATGAAGATCGCGACGCGGGTGCGTCCGTCCTTCCACGGCATGATGCTCTGCACCACACCGTCGGCCGGTGAGATGACCCGGCCCTGGGAGATCTCGCGCTCGGGGTCGCGGAAGAACCACAGCATGCCCGCAGCGAGCGCGGTGGTCGGTACGGCGACGGCCGCGGCGCCCTTGGAGCGACGCGCGCGGACGAGGCTGATTGCCGCGGTGGCGACGGTCGGCAGGAGCCACGGCGATGCTCCGCGCGCAAGACGACCCTTGAGGATGCCATCGCGTGGTGCAGAGGTTTGGCTGTGGGGCATGGATGACCTTCGTAGCGGATGATGCCGCGCAGTGAACGGGGGACGGCGGCTTTTCCCGGGATGCTATCGGTTGCCAGCCACAACTGGGCAAGCCAGGAAGCTGAGTCGACGGCCGAAGAGCGTTGACAGGGTGTGATCTTCTTCTCGACGAAAACGCCCCAAACCAGACATCTAGCCCTGGAATCGATACTCTTCGAGCAGTCGCCGACCAATGATCATTTTCTGGATTTCGGCGGTACCTTCACCGATCAGCAGCATCGGAGCCTCACGGTAGAGGCGCTCGATCTCGTACTCCTTCGAGAAGCCGTAACCGCCATGAATCCGGAACGCGTCCTCTACGACTTCTTTGCAGTATTCGGATGCGAGGTACTTCGCCATCCCTGCTTCGAGGTCATTTCGTTCCCCGGAGTCCTTTTTGCGTGCTGCGTTCACCATCATCGCATGAGCGGCCTCGACCTTGGTAGCCATCTCGGCCAGCTTGAACTGAATCGCCTGGTGCTGAGCGATCGCCTTGCCGAAAGTGTGGCGTTGCTGGGCATATGAGACACCCAACTCAAATGCACGCTGAGCGACACCGCAGCCACGCGCCGCGACATTCACGCGGCCGACTTCGACGCCGTCCATCATTTGGTAAAACCCTCGGCCGGTGACCCCGCCAAGTACGCGATTGGCCGGAATGCGCAGTCCGTCCATGATGAGTTCGGTCGTGTCGACGCCCTTGTAACCCATCTTGTCGATCTTCCCGGGGATGGTGAGGCCGGGGCGGACCTCTCCGAAACCGGGCTCCTTCTCGACGAGGAAGGTCGTCATCGACTTGTGCGGCGCCGTGCCCTCGGGGTGTCCTTCGTCACTTCGGCACAGAACGGCCACCAGAGTCGACGTGCCGCCGTTCGTCAGCCACATCTTCTGACCATTGAGAACGTACTCGTCGCCGTCCTTGACGCCCTTGGACGTGATCGCCGACACATCGGAGCCGAGCGCCGGCTCCGACATGGAGAACGCGCCGCGCACCTCGCCGGCCGCCATCCGCGGAAGGAAGGTGTCCTTCTGCTCCTGCGTGCCGTGCTGCTTGAGCATGTAGGCCACGATGAAGTGGGTGTTGATGATGCCGGAGACCGACATCCAGCCACGCGCTATCTCCTCGACGCACAGCGCGTACGTGAGAAGCGACTCGCCCAGACCGCCGTACTCCTCCGGGATCATCAGGCCGAAGAGGCCCAACTCCTTGAGGCCGTCCACGATCTGCTGCGGGTACTCGTCGCGGTGCTCGAGTTCCGTCGCGACCGGAATGATCTCCTTGTCGACGAAGTCCCGGACGGTGGAGAGGATCTCCTGCTGGATGTCGGTGAGACCGGCGGTCTGCGCGAGTCGGCTCATGGCTACTTCTTCTCCTGGCTCTTCGGCTCCGGGCGGCCGGGCTGCTCGCCGCCGCGCTCCTTGATGTACGTCTCGGTGGGCACCATCACCTTGCGGCGGAACACGCAGACCAGCGTGCCGTCCTGCTTGTAGCCCTTGGTCTCCACGTAGACGATCCCGCGGTCGTTCTTCGACTTCGACGGGGTCTTGTCCAGGACGGTCGTCTCGCCGTAGATCGTGTCGCCGTGGAAGGTCGGCGCCACGTGCTTGAGCGACTCGACCTCCAGGTTGGCGATCGCCTTGCCCGATACGTCCGGCACGGACATGCCCAGGAGCAGCGAGTAGATGTAGTTCCCCACGACGACGTTCTTCCCGAAGTCGGTCGTCTTCTCCGCATAGTTGGTGTCCATGTGGAGGGGGTGGTGGTTCATCGTCAGGAGACAGAAGAGGTGGTCGTCGTACTCGGTGACCGTCTTTCCGGGCCAGTGCTTGTAGACGTCCCCGACGGTGAACTCTTCGTAGGTGCGGCCGAACTGCATGAGTCTTACGCCTCCGGGGCTTCGAACTTGGAGGTGCGGGTCATGCCGGCGGCACGCCCCTTGCCGGAGATGACCAGGGCCATCTTGCGGCTGGCCTCGTCGATCATCTCGTCGCCGAGCATCGCCGAACCCTTCTTGCCGCCGGCCTCGGAGGTGCACCACTCGTACGCGTCCAGGATCAGCTCGGCGTGGTCGAAGTCCTCCTGGGAGGGCGAGAAGACCTCGTTGGCCGCCTCGACCTGGCCGGGGTGCAGCACCCACTTGCCGTCGAAGCCGAGCGCCGCGGCGCGGTTGGCGACCTCGCGGTAGCCGTCGACGTTCTTGATCTGCAGGTAAGGGCCGTCGATCGCCTGGAGGTTGTTGGCGCGGGCGGCCATCAGGATCTTCATCAGGATGAAGTGGTAGGCGTCGGCGGGGTAGCCGGGCGGCTGCTCGCCGACGACCAGGGACTTCATGTTGATGGAGGCCATGAAGTCGGCCGGGCCGAAGATGATCGTCTCGACGCGCGGGGAAGCCTGCGCGATCGCGTTGACGTTGTTGAGGCCCTGCGCGTTCTCGATCTGCGCCTCGATGCCGATCTTGCCGACCTCGAAGCCCATCGTCTTCTCGATCTGGGTCAGGAGCAGATCGAGCGCGACGACCTGGTCGGCCGTCTGCACCTTCGGCAGCATGATGCAGTCGAGGTTCTGGCCCGCGCCCTCGACGACCGTGACGACGTCGCGGTACGTCCACTCGGTCGTCCAGTCGTTGACGCGCACGACCCGCGTCTTGCCCGTCCAGTCGCCCTCGTTGAGGAACTTGACGATGGTGTGCCGGGCCTCCGGCTTGGCGAGCGGCGCGCAGGCGTCCTCCAGGTCGAGGAAGACCTGGTCGGCGGGGAGGCCCTGGGCCTTCTCCAGGAAGCGCGGGTTCGACCCCGGGACCGCCAGACATGAACGGCGGGGACGGAGACGGTTGATGGGCGCGGTCATGCGGGGACCTCCAGAGGGTCGAGCTTGTTCGCTTTCCGGATCTCGTCGACGATACGGCCGATGATCTCGGTGATGCCGAAGTCCTTGGGGGTGAAGACGGCGGCCACACCCGCCGCCTTCAGGTCCTCGGCGTCGCTGTTGGGGATGATGCCGCCCGCGATCACGGGTATGTCGGGCGCCCCCGCCTCGCGCAGCCGCACCAGGACGTCCGGTACGAGCTGTGCGTGCGAGCCCGAGAGGATCGACAGGCCCACGGCGTGTACGTCCTCGGCGAGCGCGGCGGCGACGATCTCCTCGGGCGTCAGCCTGATGCCCTGGTAGACCACTTCGAACCCGGCGTCGCGCGCGCGGACCGCGATCTGCTCGGCGCCGTTGGAGTGCCCGTCGAGGCCCGGCTTGCCGACCAGGAAGCGGAGCTTGCCGGTGCCGAGATCGGCGGCGGTCTTGGCGACCTTGTCGCGCACGAGGGCGAGCGGCGTGCCGGCTTCGGCGGTCACGGCCACCGGAGCGCTCGAAACGCCCGTGGGGGCCCGGAACTCGCCGAAGACCTCCCGCAGGGCGCCGGACCACTCCCCGGTCGTCACACCGGCGCGTGCGCACTCCAGGGTGGCCTCCATGAGGTTGCCCGTGCCGGCGGCGACCTCCTTGAGCTTCTCCAGGGCCTTGCAGGGGCGCGGGTGGTTGAACGGCGGCTGGTAGCGGGTGTCGCGCCAGTGCTTGAGGGCGTTCACCACGCGGTTCTCGACCGCCGGGTCGACCGTCATGATCGCGGTGTCCAGGTCCGCGGTGAGCGGGTTCGGCTCGGTCGTCTCGTAGGAGTTGACGCCGACGATCTTGTCCTCGCCGCCCTCGATCCGGGCCCTGCGCTCGGCGTGCGAGGAGACCAGCTGCGACTTCAGGTAGCCGGACTCGACGGCGGCCATCGCGCCGCCCATCTGCTCGATCCGGTCGATCTCGGCAAGCGATTCCTCGACGAGGGACTCCACCTTGGCCTCGATGACGTGGCTGCCCTCGAAGATGTCCTCGTACTCCAGAAGATCGCTCTCGAGCGCGAGCACCTGCTGGATGCGCAGCGACCACTGCTGGTCCCACGGCCGGGGCAGACCGAGCGCCTCGTTCCAGGCGGGCAGCTGCACGGCACGCGCGCGTGCGTCCTTGGAGAGCGTGACGGCCAGCATCTCCAGGACGATGCGCTGGACGTTGTTCTCCGGCTGGGCCTCGGTCAGGCCAAGGGAGTTGACCTGCACGCCGTAGCGGAAGCGGCGCTGCTTGGGGTTGGTGATGCCGTACCGCTCGCGGGTGATCTGGTCCCAGATGCGGCCGAAGGCGCGCATCTTGCACATCTCCTCGATGAAGCGGACACCCGCGTTCACGAAGAAGGAGATACGGGCGACGACATCACCGAACTTCTCCTCGGGGACCTGCCCCGAGTCGCGTACGGCGTCGAGCACGGCGACGGCGGTGGACATCGCGTACGCGATCTCCTGCACCGGAGTGGCCCCGGCCTCCTGCAGGTGGTAGCTGCAGATGTTGATGGGGTTCCACTTGGGGATGTTCGCCACCGTGTACGTGATCATGTCGGTGGTGAGGCGGAGGGAGGGGCCCGGCGGGAAGACGTGCGTCCCGCGCGACAGGTACTCCTTGACGATGTCGTTCTGCGTCGTCCCCTGGAGCTGCGTGATGTCCGCGCCCTGCTCCTCCGCCACCACCTGATAGAGCGCCAGGAGCCACATGGCCGTGGCGTTGATCGTCATCGAGGTGTTCATCTGCTCCAGGGGGATGTCCTGGAACAGCCGTCGCATGTCGCCGACGTGCGAGACGGGGACTCCGACCCGGCCGACCTCACCGCGGGCGAGGATGTGGTCCGGGTCGTAGCCCGTCTGCGTGGGCAGGTCGAACGCGACCGAGAGGCCCGTCTGACCCTTGGCGAGGTTGCGCCGGTACAGCTCGTTGGACGCCTCGGCCGTGGAGTGACCGGCGTAGGTCCGCATGAGCCACGGCCGGTCCTTCTGACGCTCTGTCATGTACGAACCCTCGGCCTTCAGATGTTCCGGAAGCGGTTGATCGCGTCGATGTGCTTGGCCCGCATCTCCGGGTCGCGCACGCCCAGGCCCTCCTGGGGCGCGAGCGCGAGGACGCCGACCTTGCCCTGGTGGAGGTTGCGGTGCACGTCGTAGGCGGCCTGCCCGGTCTCTTCGAGGGAGTAGACGCGGGAGAGCGTGGGGTGGATCTTGCCCTTGGCGATCAGCCGGTTGGCCTCCCAGGCCTCGCGGTAGTTGGCGAAGTGCGAGCCCACGATCTTCTTCAGGGACATCCACAGGTAGCGGTTGTCGTACTCGTGGTTGTAGCCCGAGGTCGAGGCGCAGGTGACGATCGTGCCGCCCTTGCGCGTGACGTAGACCGAGGCGCCGAAGGTCTCGCGGCCGGGGTGCTCGAAGACGATGTCCACGTCCTCGCCGCCGGTCAGCTCGCGGATGCGCTTGCCGAAGCGCTTCCACTCCTTGGGGTCCTGGGTGTGCTCGTCCTTCCAGAACTTGTAGCCCTCGGCGTTGCGGTCGATGACCGCCTCGGCGCCCATGGCCTCGCAGATGGCGGCCTTCTCCGGGCTGGAGACGACACAGATCGGGTTGGCGCCGCCGGCCAGGGCGAACTGCGTGGCGTAGGAGCCGAGGCCGCCGCTGGCGCCCCAGATCAGGACGTTGTCGCCCTGCTTCATGCCGGCGCCGTTGCGCGAGACCAGCTGGCGGTACGCGGTGGAGTTCACCAGGCCGGGCGATGCGGCCTCTTCCCAGCTCAGGTGGTCCGGCTTGGGCATCAGCTGGTTGGACTTGACCAGGGCGATCTCCGCGAGGCCGCCGAAGTTCGTCTCGAAGCCCCAGATGCGCTGCTCGGGGTCGAGCATCGTGTCGTTGTGGCCGTCGGAGGACTCCAGCTCGACGCTCAGACAGTGCGCGACGACCTCGTCGCCCGGGTTCCAGGCGTTCACGCCGGGTCCCGTGCGAAGGACGACGCCCGCGAGGTCGGAGCCGATGACGTGGTACGGCAGGTCGTGGCGCTTGGTGAGCTCGCTCAGGCGGCCGTAGCGCTCCAGGAAGCCGAAGGTCGACATCGGCTCGAAGATCGAGGTCCACACGGAGTTGTAGTTGACCGAGGAGGCCATGACGGCCACCAGGGCCTCACCAGGGCCGAGTTCCGGCACCGGAACATTGTCCAGGTGCAGCGACTTGCGGGGGTCCTTGTCGCGGGTCTCGAGCCCGGCGAACATCTCCGTCTCGTCCTTGTGCACGGTGATCGCGCGGTACGAGTCGGGCAGGGGGAGAGCGGCGAAGTCGGCGGACGTGGAGTCCGGCGACTGGATCGCGTCCAGGATTTCCTTCACGGTGATGCCTCCGGCGAAGTGCGGTCCCCCTCTGAGGGGAACACGCTCTTGAGGGTTACGTCGGGTGCTGCTGGTGCTTGTGAGGGTGTGCCGTCGGTTCGGCGGAGGGTGAAGCTCGGCAGCGCTTGGTGTGGCGCGGGAGGTTGCCTGTGACGCAGGCGTCCGGGCGCACGAGCCGTGGCTTGTGGGGACAGCCGGCGTACGGAAGTTCTCTGCACGCCGGCCGCCCGGACAACATCAACGTATGGCACCGCGTGCCAAGGGGCAAGACACTGGGTGCCATGAATTTTTGATAGATGATCGATCAGTGCAGGTCAGAGGGTGTGCGGGCATGACAGAGGGGGCGCTACCCGTGGGTAGCGCCCCCATAAAAGCCAAGGACAATCAGGGTGAAACCCGGACCTACGAGGCCCGCTCCCGCAGTGCTTTCTCGATCGTCCGCATGATCTCGTCCAGCGGTGCGTCCGTCCGTGCGACGGTCACCAGGACATCGCCTCCGGTGCTCACCGAGGCCGCCGGAGTGGTCGTGGTGTCACGCCCCGCCCCGATGCCCGAACCGAACGTCCTGCGGACGATCGCGAAGGCGTGGTCCAGCTGCGTCTCCACGTCCCCCTGGCCGCCCGCACGCAGCCACCGGCGAAGGACGTGGTTGTGCGCGGTCACCACCGCCGACGCCGCGACCTCCGCGAGCAGCGGATCGTCGTTGCCGTCGTGGTGCGCCTGCTCGTCGAAGTGGCCCAGGAGATAGCGCGTGAAGAGCCGTTCGTAGCGGGCCACCGAGGCGATCTCCCGCTCGCGCAGGGTGGGCACCTCGCGCGTCAGGCGGTAACGCTCCACGGAGACCGCGGGCGAGGCCGCGTACATCTTCATGACTTCCTTGATGCCCCGGCACACCGTGTCCAGCGGGTGCTCGTGCGGCGGCGCCGCGTTGAGCACCGCCTCCGCCCGGATCAACGTGTCGTCGTGGTCCGGGAAGATCGCCTCTTCCTTGGAGCGGAAGTGCCGGAAGAAGGTCCGCCGGGCGACTCCGGCCTGCGCCGCGATCTCGTCGACCGTCGTCGCCTCGTACCCCTTGGACGCGAAGAGTTCCATCGCCGCGGCCGCCAGTTCCCGGCGCATCTTGAGCCGTTGAGCGGCGGCGCGGCTGCCGGCCGCGCTCTCCGGAGCGTCGGGCGTAGCGGACGTACGTGTGGACTTGGCGGCCTTGGGCATGACCCGAACGTACTGCATATGCGCAGTCGAGTGCTCCTGCGGGACGGGGCCGCCCGACGGATCGAGCAGCCCGCCCCAGTCCGTGCGCGGTCTTTCGCCGGGCGCGCTCCCCTCCGTGCCCGGCTTACCGCCGGGCATATTCGCGGAAGCCGCGGCCGGTCTTGCGGCCGAGGCAGCCCGCGGCCACCAGGTGTTCGAGCAGGGGAGCGGGGGCGAGACCCGGGTCGCGGAACTCGCTGTGCAGGACCTTCTCGATGGCCAGCGAGACATCGAGGCCGACGACGTCCAGGAGCTCGAAGGGGCCCATGGGGTAGCCGCCGCCGAGCTTCATCGCGGCGTCGATGTCGTCGAGCGTCGCGTAGTGCTCCTCGACCATCTTGATCGCGTTGTTGAGGTAGGGGAACAGGAGCGCGTTCACGATGAAGCCCGCGCGGTCCCCGCAGTCCACCGGGTGCTTCTTGATCGTCGCGCAGACCTCGCGGACCGTCGCGTGCACCTCGTCGGTCGTCAGGACCGTGCGGACGACCTCGA
Proteins encoded in this region:
- a CDS encoding ABC transporter substrate-binding protein, with product MSSRTRKRATAAVTALAALLALAACSSKANDDDGDKKGAGGVKTGDGISGKTINLGVLTDMTGVYATLGKSVTQAQQLYVKQTNADGGICGYKLKLTIRDHGYDPQKAVAAYTELEPDVLGFAQFIGSPFVAAVKQRVDGNKGLVLPQAWSANLLGSPYVRVVGSTYDLETINAIDFLMKEKGLKKGDKLGHVYFEGDYGENALKGSQHMAKESGLTVVEQKIKPTDNDMTAQVSALKKAGVKGIVISAGPRQAASLVGVAAAGKFDVPIIGNNSAFSPQLLGTQAGPALAKNYYVASPTLPIGADTAVAKKLVADYKAAYPKDALDNGVTAGWTAASVFGEALKKACDSKDLTREGVDKALLTIDAYDTGFGVTQNFTDPKSPSSKESVILRPDKSATGGMKVVREPGASEVAEGYTPGA
- a CDS encoding PaaX family transcriptional regulator C-terminal domain-containing protein, with the translated sequence MADAPRTRRRGDGSPSARTLLLTVLGEYVRYAGAERVWSRAVVGALGDCGVGEAAARRAVTRLVQEGWLRTEAVGRWTRLSLEPRLVALLTAWTHRLERAVEETPWHGEWQQLLLRVPADGWRDRALVEGQLAFEGFGSLGQGVWIAADAGGVAAVRELLREQGLAPYAVWLCSRSAEPGELVGRAWDLAAVRAAHEEFLTRFRGAGSSPASPEEAFVLRTRLVHAWRATFERDPRLPGALLPPDWPGFTATRLFVDTWRAVREPADRRWARLAEDPRG
- a CDS encoding LLM class flavin-dependent oxidoreductase — its product is MDHQGSSQLPTRFGTFLAPYHGIDGNPTLQIRRDLDLVRHLDALGFDEAWIGEHHSAGYETIASPEVFIAAAAEHTRRIRLGTGVNSLPYHHPLVLADRIRQLDHQTMGRVVLGAGPGQLASDAFMMGIDPLRQRAMMADALDAVVRLLRGDTVTARTDWFSPGGHRDGGRIDRLSIGLRAGGAARHWPALPRRRRPDGPRRAQRQLGRVREVLRRARPHRGPGCCIWRATSRDCRARR
- the pssA gene encoding CDP-diacylglycerol--serine O-phosphatidyltransferase, translated to MTVVDPETQAGWVPEAAEDEADEEMPLSLRLSIADTLTLGNATCGFMAVYFTTTGILIPYVQGSTESGMARHSAATAVILMLCAAVFDLFDGLVARKLRSSPMGAELDNLSDLISFGLAPAYFVLVYGMVADDAHQRVAAVGAIVVLLAVVLRLARFSCVTVKDGTFQGMPSPFGALTVVSIVLLELPFVATLLAIIGTAWLMVSRVEYPKPRGPLAVAMLAWIVAAMGLLAAWAFEAPGGQLLLQTGCALQLVLGAVIPLFATARRVNNFRDNRREARATQLP
- a CDS encoding phosphatidylserine decarboxylase — translated: MPHSQTSAPRDGILKGRLARGASPWLLPTVATAAISLVRARRSKGAAAVAVPTTALAAGMLWFFRDPEREISQGRVISPADGVVQSIMPWKDGRTRVAIFMSPLNVHVNRAPLAGTVTSVEHIPGGFVPAFNKESENNERVVWHFDTELGDIEMIQIAGAVARRIVPYVPQGTKVEQGERIGLIRFGSRVDIYLPEGVEVDVEVGQKTVAGVTRIDRG
- a CDS encoding acyl-CoA dehydrogenase family protein, whose protein sequence is MSRLAQTAGLTDIQQEILSTVRDFVDKEIIPVATELEHRDEYPQQIVDGLKELGLFGLMIPEEYGGLGESLLTYALCVEEIARGWMSVSGIINTHFIVAYMLKQHGTQEQKDTFLPRMAAGEVRGAFSMSEPALGSDVSAITSKGVKDGDEYVLNGQKMWLTNGGTSTLVAVLCRSDEGHPEGTAPHKSMTTFLVEKEPGFGEVRPGLTIPGKIDKMGYKGVDTTELIMDGLRIPANRVLGGVTGRGFYQMMDGVEVGRVNVAARGCGVAQRAFELGVSYAQQRHTFGKAIAQHQAIQFKLAEMATKVEAAHAMMVNAARKKDSGERNDLEAGMAKYLASEYCKEVVEDAFRIHGGYGFSKEYEIERLYREAPMLLIGEGTAEIQKMIIGRRLLEEYRFQG
- a CDS encoding MaoC family dehydratase; translation: MQFGRTYEEFTVGDVYKHWPGKTVTEYDDHLFCLLTMNHHPLHMDTNYAEKTTDFGKNVVVGNYIYSLLLGMSVPDVSGKAIANLEVESLKHVAPTFHGDTIYGETTVLDKTPSKSKNDRGIVYVETKGYKQDGTLVCVFRRKVMVPTETYIKERGGEQPGRPEPKSQEKK